A stretch of Sulfurimonas xiamenensis DNA encodes these proteins:
- a CDS encoding DUF485 domain-containing protein → MHKDIVEVVKNDPNYQELVAKRSSFAVMLSIIMLVVYFGFILMIAYFPEVLGTPLSEGSVTTVGIPVGMGVIFFAFILTGIYTKRANGEFDDLNNKIKEKVKGM, encoded by the coding sequence ATGCATAAAGATATCGTAGAAGTGGTCAAGAATGACCCAAATTATCAAGAGTTAGTAGCAAAGAGAAGCTCTTTTGCCGTGATGCTCTCCATCATCATGCTAGTAGTCTATTTTGGATTTATCCTTATGATTGCCTATTTTCCAGAAGTGCTTGGAACTCCGCTATCTGAGGGTTCTGTAACAACGGTAGGAATTCCAGTCGGGATGGGAGTTATCTTTTTTGCTTTTATTTTAACGGGTATTTATACAAAAAGAGCAAACGGCGAGTTTGATGACTTAAATAACAAAATCAAAGAGAAAGTGAAGGGAATGTAG
- a CDS encoding OprD family outer membrane porin: protein MKKGLMLSVVTFGLIASSHLNAAEDLSSMFSEGKASGQIRMFYIDREYQGSAGNTTHRGSTAIGGYLKYETASLNGLSFATAFYTTNEIDSRETMDPTLFGEGNDNYSMLGEAYLQYKFENTTFKAGRQKLSTPMLGDDDARMLPNLFEAYVLTNKDITDTTLTLGHVTKFAQGTFGRAYNGGILSATAGYSYVNSQDYAGEFKNVGTYAFDESTDGITMASVTYTGIDNLKLQLWDYYAHDIMNIVYGEANFSWNCLITDAIKPYAGVQFIKENSVGDEFGGEIESTYGAAKVGFKVQNFNLSFAYSQTGENDAADNNNYLENAIVSAWGGMPAYTQGMVTRHMFLAGTKAAKVAASYNFKDMGTNLTTAAYYTEFDMDENSGYGVERTASEAGFDAIYKPQAVKNLQLRLRGNFPRGFAESTSGKTGWNEYRFIANYNF from the coding sequence CTTCGCATTTAAATGCTGCGGAAGATTTAAGCAGTATGTTTTCTGAAGGAAAAGCTAGCGGTCAAATTCGTATGTTTTATATAGACAGAGAGTATCAAGGAAGTGCAGGAAATACAACACATAGAGGTTCAACTGCAATTGGCGGATATTTAAAGTATGAGACGGCTTCTCTTAACGGTTTAAGTTTTGCAACTGCATTTTATACTACAAATGAGATAGATTCTCGCGAAACTATGGATCCGACTCTATTTGGTGAAGGCAATGACAACTATTCAATGCTGGGTGAAGCTTATCTTCAGTACAAATTTGAAAATACAACATTTAAAGCAGGACGCCAAAAACTTTCAACTCCTATGCTGGGTGATGATGATGCAAGAATGCTTCCAAACTTATTTGAGGCTTATGTTTTAACAAACAAAGATATTACAGATACAACGCTTACTCTTGGACATGTAACAAAGTTTGCACAAGGAACATTTGGTCGTGCTTATAATGGTGGAATTTTATCTGCAACAGCAGGTTACTCTTATGTTAATTCTCAAGATTATGCGGGAGAATTTAAAAATGTAGGAACATATGCTTTTGATGAGTCAACAGACGGTATCACAATGGCTTCTGTTACATATACAGGCATAGATAACTTAAAACTTCAGTTGTGGGATTATTACGCACATGATATTATGAACATAGTATATGGAGAGGCTAACTTTTCATGGAACTGTTTAATAACTGATGCAATCAAGCCTTATGCAGGAGTACAGTTTATCAAAGAGAACTCTGTCGGAGATGAATTTGGCGGTGAGATAGAGAGTACATACGGTGCGGCAAAAGTTGGATTTAAAGTACAAAATTTTAATCTATCGTTTGCTTATTCACAAACAGGTGAGAATGATGCAGCAGACAATAATAACTATCTTGAAAATGCAATTGTGTCTGCGTGGGGTGGAATGCCGGCATATACACAAGGTATGGTAACGCGCCATATGTTTTTAGCTGGTACAAAAGCTGCAAAGGTAGCTGCATCATATAATTTTAAAGATATGGGCACAAACTTAACAACTGCAGCTTATTATACTGAGTTTGATATGGATGAAAACAGTGGATATGGTGTAGAGAGAACTGCTAGTGAAGCAGGATTTGATGCAATCTATAAGCCACAGGCTGTAAAAAATCTTCAACTTCGTCTCCGCGGAAACTTTCCAAGAGGTTTTGCAGAGAGCACAAGCGGTAAAACTGGCTGGAATGAGTACAGATTTATTGCAAACTATAACTTTTAA